A portion of the Bifidobacterium lemurum genome contains these proteins:
- a CDS encoding GntP family permease, producing the protein MNLIIAAIVGILAIVILIAVVKLHPFLSLLLGSFVMAVCAGVPYDEAIDSFTSGAGSTFSGVGLLIAFGAIIGTILFSSGGADVIVDTIMDKTPLQRLPWAMALIAFIVGIPMFFEVGVVILIPVVLFAARRAKAPVMLIAIPALAGLSTLHAFVPPHPGPLAAIDAIGANLGVTLALGLLVAIPTVIISGPLLGRLMARWVPIMAPENQGEQDAPQSKENRPSFAQAICVILFPVVLMLAASIVDLTGLNATTQWGRALAFIGEPLTALFLTAVLAMIVLGFMQHATRDAVNGMVGKSFGTVAGIILIVAAGGGFKQTLVDSGISDVIAQSITESALNPLFAGWLVAVLIRLATGSATVATVTAAGIMTPLTAGMDPAHLSLLVLAIGAGSVFFSHLNDAGFWLVKEYFGMTVGQTIKTWSVMETVLSVVGLGFTMLLSLIV; encoded by the coding sequence ATGAATCTCATCATCGCCGCCATCGTCGGCATTCTGGCGATCGTCATCCTGATCGCCGTCGTCAAACTGCATCCCTTCCTATCCCTGTTGCTCGGCTCGTTCGTCATGGCCGTATGCGCGGGCGTGCCTTACGACGAAGCCATCGACAGCTTCACCTCGGGCGCCGGCTCCACATTCTCCGGCGTCGGCCTGCTCATCGCGTTCGGCGCGATCATCGGCACCATCCTGTTCTCTTCAGGCGGCGCCGACGTGATCGTCGACACCATCATGGACAAAACCCCGCTGCAACGCCTGCCGTGGGCGATGGCGCTGATCGCCTTCATCGTCGGCATCCCCATGTTCTTCGAAGTCGGCGTCGTGATCCTCATCCCGGTCGTGCTGTTCGCCGCCCGCCGCGCCAAAGCGCCGGTTATGCTCATCGCCATCCCCGCGCTCGCCGGCCTGTCCACGCTGCACGCCTTCGTGCCGCCGCATCCCGGCCCCCTCGCCGCCATCGACGCGATCGGCGCGAACCTCGGCGTCACATTGGCGCTCGGCCTGCTCGTCGCCATCCCCACCGTCATCATCTCCGGCCCGCTGCTCGGCAGGCTGATGGCCCGTTGGGTGCCGATCATGGCACCGGAGAACCAGGGCGAACAGGACGCGCCGCAATCCAAAGAGAACCGTCCCAGCTTCGCCCAGGCCATCTGCGTGATCCTCTTCCCCGTGGTGCTGATGCTCGCCGCCTCCATAGTGGACCTGACCGGCCTGAACGCCACCACCCAGTGGGGACGCGCGCTCGCGTTCATCGGCGAGCCGCTGACCGCGCTGTTCCTCACCGCCGTGCTCGCGATGATCGTGCTTGGCTTCATGCAGCACGCCACCCGCGACGCCGTCAACGGCATGGTGGGCAAGTCCTTCGGCACGGTCGCCGGCATCATCCTCATCGTCGCGGCCGGCGGCGGCTTCAAGCAGACGCTGGTCGACTCCGGCATCAGCGACGTGATCGCCCAGTCGATCACCGAATCCGCGCTCAACCCGCTGTTCGCCGGCTGGCTGGTGGCCGTGCTCATCCGTCTGGCCACCGGCTCCGCCACCGTTGCCACCGTCACCGCGGCCGGCATCATGACGCCGCTGACCGCCGGCATGGATCCCGCGCACCTGTCGCTGCTCGTGCTCGCCATCGGCGCCGGCTCCGTGTTCTTCTCGCATCTCAACGACGCCGGCTTCTGGCTGGTCAAGGAGTACTTCGGCATGACGGTGGGGCAGACGATCAAAACCTGGTCGGTGATGGAGACCGTGCTCTCCGTGGTGGGCCTCGGTTTCACGATGCTGCTTTCGCTGATCGTCTAA
- the gnd gene encoding phosphogluconate dehydrogenase (NAD(+)-dependent, decarboxylating) produces MQMGMIGLGRMGGNMVKRLRDGGHTVVGFDMNPDSARDVDSLEALVAALDAPRVVWVMVPAGAATDSTVETLAGLLDAGDIVIDGGNSRYTDDERHAELLAAKGVKFLDCGVSGGVWGAERGYALMVGGEKETFEAVRPLLETLKPEGEYGLVLAGPVGGGHFAKMVHNGIEYGMMQAFGEGFATMMRSEYVDDPAATMVSWRSGSVVASWLLDLFENATKDDPELKNMPPVANESGEAKWMVEAALGLGVPTPATAAALYARQTSRGGADDILRVVTAMRAQFGGHITKIDEIATH; encoded by the coding sequence ATGCAAATGGGAATGATCGGACTGGGCCGCATGGGCGGCAACATGGTCAAGCGCCTGCGCGACGGCGGCCACACCGTGGTCGGATTCGACATGAATCCCGATTCGGCCCGCGACGTGGACAGCCTCGAGGCTCTGGTCGCCGCGTTGGACGCGCCGCGCGTCGTGTGGGTGATGGTGCCGGCCGGCGCCGCCACCGACTCCACCGTCGAGACGTTGGCCGGCCTGCTCGACGCCGGCGACATCGTGATCGACGGCGGTAATTCCCGCTACACCGACGACGAACGCCATGCCGAACTGCTCGCCGCCAAGGGCGTGAAGTTCCTTGATTGCGGCGTCTCCGGCGGCGTGTGGGGCGCGGAACGTGGCTACGCGCTGATGGTCGGCGGCGAGAAGGAGACCTTCGAGGCGGTGCGTCCGCTGTTGGAGACGCTCAAACCCGAAGGCGAGTATGGTCTGGTGCTCGCCGGACCGGTCGGCGGCGGACACTTCGCCAAAATGGTGCACAACGGCATCGAATACGGTATGATGCAGGCCTTCGGTGAAGGCTTCGCCACGATGATGCGCAGCGAGTATGTGGATGATCCGGCCGCGACGATGGTCTCGTGGAGGTCCGGCTCGGTGGTGGCCTCCTGGCTGCTCGACCTGTTCGAGAACGCCACCAAGGACGATCCGGAACTGAAGAACATGCCGCCGGTGGCCAACGAGTCCGGCGAGGCCAAGTGGATGGTGGAGGCGGCGCTCGGCCTGGGCGTGCCGACCCCCGCCACCGCGGCCGCCCTGTACGCCCGCCAGACCTCGCGAGGCGGCGCCGACGACATCCTGCGCGTGGTGACCGCGATGCGCGCCCAGTTCGGCGGCCACATCACCAAGATCGACGAAATCGCCACCCACTGA
- a CDS encoding LacI family DNA-binding transcriptional regulator has translation MAKATIADIAREAGVSVTTVSRFINGNFSKMRPETRQRIEQTVARLDYRPSASARRMRQQRTHVVGVIVGDISNVFSSLLFKGIYTQLQPAGYDVMLMNSNNSVDEERDEISRLLSQEVDGLIIQPNCKRFSAYSPIVSASIPLVMVDREPDDQPGDIAKVTVDNHGSCRTLAGLLAERGYENVVALSNIRSEISAQMPRLEGLRRGCDEHGMLMIPIEANGHDVAWLTQELRALTGRLAGRTALVSLMGPMLFDTLAALRELGLRFPEDVGVVSFDDWRWSQYVRQGIHLLEQDPQRMGQEAAANLLEQMNADADPYALAKQTTLSVAEIPAPSI, from the coding sequence ATGGCCAAAGCGACGATCGCCGACATCGCACGCGAGGCGGGAGTCTCGGTCACCACGGTGTCGCGTTTCATCAACGGCAACTTCAGCAAAATGCGTCCCGAAACGCGCCAGCGCATCGAACAGACGGTGGCCCGCCTCGACTATCGCCCCAGCGCGTCCGCGAGACGCATGCGCCAACAGCGCACCCATGTGGTGGGCGTCATCGTCGGCGACATCTCCAACGTGTTCTCCTCGCTGCTGTTCAAAGGCATCTACACACAGCTGCAGCCGGCCGGCTACGACGTGATGCTGATGAACTCCAACAATTCCGTCGACGAGGAGCGCGACGAGATCAGCCGACTGCTCTCGCAGGAGGTCGACGGCCTTATCATCCAGCCGAACTGCAAGCGGTTCTCCGCATATTCCCCCATCGTTTCGGCCTCGATCCCGCTGGTGATGGTGGACCGCGAACCCGACGACCAGCCCGGCGACATCGCCAAAGTGACCGTCGACAACCACGGATCCTGCCGCACGCTGGCCGGGCTGCTGGCCGAACGCGGCTACGAGAACGTGGTGGCTCTGAGCAACATCCGCAGCGAGATCTCCGCGCAGATGCCGCGTCTCGAAGGGCTCAGGCGGGGATGCGACGAGCACGGCATGCTGATGATCCCTATTGAGGCCAACGGCCACGACGTGGCTTGGCTCACCCAGGAGCTGCGCGCGCTCACCGGGCGGCTGGCCGGCCGGACCGCGCTGGTCTCGCTGATGGGCCCCATGCTGTTCGACACGCTGGCGGCATTGCGCGAGCTGGGGTTGCGCTTCCCCGAGGACGTGGGCGTGGTGAGTTTCGACGATTGGCGATGGTCGCAGTACGTAAGGCAAGGCATCCATCTGCTGGAACAGGATCCGCAACGCATGGGGCAGGAGGCCGCGGCCAATCTGCTCGAACAGATGAACGCCGACGCAGATCCCTACGCCTTGGCCAAGCAGACCACCCTGTCCGTCGCCGAAATCCCCGCCCCATCGATCTGA
- a CDS encoding glucose 1-dehydrogenase: protein MEQFSIASFDLTDKVVLITGGASGLGQYYTQAVSKVGADVFIVSYDQQGWDETRAAVEANGRKAVFMLQDITEPGAAKKITERAMAEFGRIDVLINNAGMQRRHELVDFPDSDWQAVIELNLNALYYLSHEVAKVMIGQGSGKIVNIGSMQSYRAGKFIFPYAASKHAVMGLTRAYADALAPHNIQVNALAPGYINTPMTKALQEDPVRSVEIREHIPAGHWGEPHELMGAMVFLCSSASDYINGVMLPVDGGYLLR, encoded by the coding sequence ATGGAACAGTTCTCGATCGCCAGCTTCGACCTGACCGACAAAGTGGTGCTGATCACCGGCGGCGCCAGCGGACTGGGGCAGTACTACACGCAGGCGGTGAGCAAGGTCGGCGCCGACGTGTTCATCGTCTCCTACGACCAGCAGGGCTGGGACGAGACCCGCGCCGCGGTCGAGGCCAACGGACGCAAAGCCGTGTTCATGCTGCAGGACATCACCGAGCCCGGTGCCGCCAAGAAGATCACGGAACGGGCGATGGCGGAATTCGGCCGCATCGACGTGCTCATCAACAACGCCGGCATGCAGCGCCGTCACGAGCTGGTGGACTTCCCCGACTCCGACTGGCAGGCCGTCATCGAACTGAACCTCAACGCGCTGTACTACCTCTCTCATGAGGTGGCCAAGGTCATGATCGGGCAGGGCAGCGGCAAAATCGTCAATATCGGCTCCATGCAGTCCTACCGCGCTGGCAAGTTCATCTTCCCGTACGCGGCGAGCAAGCATGCGGTGATGGGCCTGACCCGCGCCTACGCCGACGCGCTGGCGCCCCACAACATCCAGGTCAACGCGCTGGCCCCCGGCTATATCAACACGCCCATGACCAAGGCATTGCAGGAGGATCCGGTGCGCAGCGTGGAGATCCGCGAGCACATCCCCGCCGGACATTGGGGCGAGCCCCACGAGCTGATGGGCGCGATGGTGTTCCTGTGCTCGTCGGCCTCCGACTACATCAACGGCGTGATGCTGCCGGTCGACGGCGGCTATCTGCTGCGCTAG
- a CDS encoding gluconate:H+ symporter gives MPLVIVACAVAVLIFLIVKLKLNTFVALIITSILAALALGIPTADIPTVIETGIGGQLGHLAVIFGFGSMLGKLVADCGGGHRIATTLIRRFGRTRIQIAVVLASFIVGLALFFEVGLVVLLPIIFVIARELDMPLMYLGIPMAATLNVTHAFLPPHPAPTAITETLGASMGQVLIYGVIVSIPTVIVCGPLFNMVLHRIRPSLYRKDIDVAVLGDVKEFNDDETPGFGISVLTSMMPVILIALATVFSFVLPEGSLVNEAIQFVGAPDIAMLISLIVAVFTMGVCRKLSMAQIGDSMVESVKQVAMMLLIIGGGGAFKQVLTEGGIADFISTLFTNINMPPLLAAWLVAAVLRVCLGSATVSALTAAGLVAPLVAATGVNPALMVLAVGAGSVFADHVNDAGFWMIKEYFGLSLKETLMSWTTLTSVLSLTGLASVLALSMVV, from the coding sequence ATGCCATTGGTTATCGTCGCCTGCGCCGTCGCGGTGCTGATCTTCCTCATCGTCAAGCTCAAGCTCAACACCTTCGTCGCGCTGATCATCACGTCGATTCTGGCCGCGTTGGCGCTGGGCATCCCCACCGCCGACATCCCCACCGTCATCGAGACGGGCATCGGCGGCCAGCTGGGCCATCTCGCCGTGATCTTCGGTTTCGGCTCCATGCTCGGCAAACTCGTCGCCGACTGCGGCGGCGGCCACCGCATCGCCACCACGCTGATCCGCAGATTCGGCCGCACCCGCATCCAGATCGCCGTGGTGCTCGCCTCGTTCATCGTCGGACTGGCGTTGTTCTTCGAAGTCGGTCTGGTCGTGCTGCTGCCGATCATCTTCGTCATCGCCCGCGAGCTGGATATGCCGCTGATGTATCTGGGCATTCCGATGGCCGCCACGCTCAACGTCACCCACGCGTTCCTGCCGCCGCATCCCGCGCCCACCGCCATCACCGAAACGCTGGGCGCAAGCATGGGACAGGTGCTGATCTACGGCGTCATCGTATCCATTCCGACGGTGATCGTGTGCGGTCCGCTGTTCAACATGGTGCTGCACCGCATCAGGCCGAGCCTGTACCGCAAGGACATCGATGTGGCCGTGCTCGGCGACGTCAAGGAATTCAACGACGACGAGACGCCGGGCTTCGGCATCAGCGTGCTGACCTCGATGATGCCGGTCATCCTCATCGCTCTCGCCACGGTGTTTTCGTTCGTGCTGCCCGAGGGGAGCCTGGTCAACGAGGCCATCCAATTCGTCGGCGCGCCGGACATCGCCATGCTGATCTCGCTGATCGTGGCCGTGTTCACCATGGGCGTGTGCCGCAAGCTGAGCATGGCGCAGATCGGCGACTCCATGGTCGAGTCGGTCAAACAGGTGGCCATGATGCTGCTGATCATCGGCGGTGGCGGCGCCTTCAAGCAGGTGCTCACCGAAGGCGGCATCGCCGACTTCATCTCCACACTGTTCACCAATATCAACATGCCTCCGCTGTTGGCCGCCTGGCTGGTCGCCGCCGTGCTGCGCGTGTGCCTCGGCTCGGCCACGGTCTCCGCGCTCACCGCGGCCGGACTGGTCGCCCCGCTGGTCGCCGCCACCGGCGTCAACCCGGCGCTGATGGTGCTTGCCGTGGGCGCGGGCTCCGTGTTCGCCGACCATGTGAACGACGCCGGATTCTGGATGATCAAGGAGTATTTCGGCCTGTCTCTTAAGGAGACGCTGATGTCGTGGACCACGCTCACCTCGGTGCTCTCGTTGACCGGCCTGGCCTCCGTGCTCGCCCTGTCGATGGTGGTGTGA